A region from the Streptomyces sp. 3214.6 genome encodes:
- a CDS encoding Rossmann-like and DUF2520 domain-containing protein: MSTAQQPDPRDRPARLAVGVVGAGRVGPALAASLQLAGHRPVAVSGVSDASRRRAALLLPDVPLVPPAEVLQRSDLVLLTVPDDTLPGLVEGLAETGAVRPGQLLVHTSGRYGAKVLDPALRAGALPLALHPAMTFTGTPVDVQRLAGCSFGVTAPDELRLAAEALVIEMGGEPEWIAEERRPLYHAALALGANHLVTLVAQSMELLRAAGVDAPDRMLGPLLGAALDNALRSGDGALTGPVARGDAGTVAAHVAELREHAPQTVAGYLAMARATADRALAHGLLKPELAQDLLGVLAEGAHGTPGSPGTPGPYGTEGDAG, from the coding sequence GTGAGTACAGCCCAACAGCCAGACCCCAGGGACCGCCCCGCGCGGCTCGCCGTGGGCGTGGTCGGCGCCGGCCGGGTGGGTCCCGCCCTGGCCGCGTCCCTCCAGCTCGCCGGGCACCGCCCGGTCGCCGTCTCCGGCGTCTCCGACGCCTCCAGGCGGCGCGCCGCGCTCCTGCTGCCCGACGTGCCCCTCGTCCCGCCCGCCGAGGTCCTCCAGCGCTCCGACCTGGTGCTGCTGACCGTCCCCGACGACACCCTGCCCGGCCTCGTGGAGGGCCTCGCCGAGACCGGCGCCGTACGGCCGGGCCAGCTGCTCGTGCACACCTCCGGGCGGTACGGCGCGAAGGTCCTCGACCCCGCCCTGCGCGCGGGCGCGCTGCCGCTCGCGCTGCACCCGGCGATGACGTTCACCGGCACGCCCGTGGACGTCCAGCGCCTGGCCGGCTGCTCCTTCGGCGTCACCGCCCCCGACGAGCTGCGGCTGGCCGCGGAGGCCCTCGTGATCGAGATGGGCGGCGAGCCGGAGTGGATCGCCGAGGAACGCCGGCCGCTCTACCACGCGGCCCTCGCCCTGGGCGCCAACCATCTGGTCACCCTGGTCGCCCAGTCCATGGAGCTGCTGCGCGCCGCCGGCGTCGACGCCCCCGACCGGATGCTCGGCCCGCTCCTCGGCGCCGCCCTCGACAACGCGCTGCGCTCCGGCGACGGGGCGCTCACCGGCCCCGTCGCGCGCGGGGACGCGGGCACGGTCGCCGCGCACGTCGCGGAGCTGCGCGAGCACGCCCCGCAGACCGTCGCCGGCTACCTCGCGATGGCCCGCGCGACCGCCGACCGCGCACTCGCCCACGGGCTTCTCAAGCCCGAACTCGCCCAAGACCTCCTCGGCGTGCTCGCCGAGGGCGCCCACGGCACTCCCGGCAGCCCCGGAACTCCCGGCCCGTACGGCACCGAAGGAGACGCCGGATGA
- a CDS encoding threonine aldolase family protein: protein MANTAEHDDEKTARQRLRERRAVAFREAERVLSRGGFRSPLRDRLALLQEAEHVYDLDEPADIYGDGVVEALERRVAGLLGTEAAAFFPTGTMAQQIALRCWAGRTGNPTVALHALSHPEVWERGAFTTVSELRTVQVTREPRLPTAEEVRAFEEPFGALMLELPLRDAGFVLPSWEELTEVVEAARERDAVVHFDGARLWETTHHFGRPLHEIADLADSVYVSFYKSLDGFGGAALAGPKSLVEEAKTWRHRYGGMIFQQFPTVLSALIGLERELPRLPEYVAHARVVAAALREGFAEAGVPWARVHPEMPHTHEFQVWLPYEADVLAEAAALQAEETKTMLFATAWERGGPGLSLTEVSVRAAGLTWTADDVKAAVADFMDRVARVAEETGKRGVSR, encoded by the coding sequence ATGGCGAACACGGCAGAGCACGACGACGAGAAGACGGCGCGGCAGCGCCTGCGGGAGCGGCGGGCGGTCGCCTTCCGGGAGGCGGAACGCGTCCTGTCGCGCGGCGGCTTCCGGAGCCCGCTGCGGGATCGGCTGGCCCTGCTGCAGGAGGCCGAACACGTCTACGACCTGGACGAACCCGCGGACATCTACGGCGACGGGGTCGTGGAGGCCCTTGAGAGGCGGGTCGCCGGGCTGCTGGGGACGGAGGCCGCGGCGTTCTTCCCGACCGGCACGATGGCCCAGCAGATCGCCCTGCGCTGCTGGGCGGGCCGCACCGGCAACCCCACGGTCGCGCTGCACGCGCTGAGTCATCCCGAGGTATGGGAGCGGGGCGCGTTCACCACCGTCAGCGAGCTGCGCACGGTCCAGGTGACCCGCGAGCCCCGCCTGCCCACGGCCGAGGAGGTCCGCGCCTTCGAGGAGCCCTTCGGGGCGCTGATGCTGGAGCTGCCCCTCAGGGACGCCGGTTTCGTACTGCCGTCCTGGGAGGAGCTGACGGAGGTCGTCGAGGCGGCGCGCGAACGCGACGCGGTGGTGCACTTCGACGGCGCGCGCCTGTGGGAGACGACCCACCACTTCGGCCGCCCTCTGCACGAGATAGCGGACCTGGCGGACAGCGTCTATGTGTCGTTCTACAAGTCCCTCGACGGCTTCGGCGGCGCCGCGCTCGCCGGCCCGAAGTCGCTGGTGGAGGAGGCGAAGACCTGGCGGCACCGCTACGGCGGAATGATCTTCCAGCAGTTCCCCACCGTCCTGTCCGCCCTCATCGGCCTGGAGCGGGAACTGCCCCGGCTGCCGGAATACGTGGCCCACGCGCGCGTGGTGGCCGCCGCACTGCGTGAGGGGTTCGCCGAGGCCGGTGTGCCGTGGGCGCGCGTGCACCCCGAGATGCCGCACACCCACGAGTTCCAGGTCTGGCTGCCGTACGAGGCGGACGTGCTCGCCGAGGCGGCGGCGCTCCAGGCCGAGGAGACGAAGACGATGCTCTTCGCCACCGCCTGGGAGCGCGGCGGCCCGGGGCTGTCCCTCACCGAGGTCTCCGTCCGCGCCGCCGGCCTCACGTGGACGGCGGACGACGTGAAGGCGGCGGTCGCGGACTTCATGGACCGGGTGGCACGCGTGGCCGAGGAGACCGGCAAGCGGGGGGTCAGCAGGTAG
- a CDS encoding DUF5937 family protein → MGVNIDIAGLRPERVAVVPSPLAELGQALHALSEPGHHPGLQGWVTGVTARLDPRLADRMCEADFLWRTTFSDLFLPYAGIPGRSTLPGATLAEELDLLDKLTDDEFVDLALEFTCAPGYDLPSPSVLSDPALRSRTFELAASRGPRQVRFTRRVLDDPPRVRAWLREFLEDCEEAFFADVWARVSHALAADARHKTDLLRRKGLAEALTAVSPAVTLDEQAARIVVDKLVDARCTTGDGGLLLVPTSLGWPHLAVLHRYGWQPVIHYPVGSPELASPPSVEQLTLRLTALSHPVRMRICRQLARSAYTTTELAQVHGVTAPEISRHLGVLKKAGLLTTRRRGRYVLHQLDVTVVARLGSDFLEGILR, encoded by the coding sequence ATGGGCGTGAACATCGACATCGCGGGGCTGCGGCCGGAGAGGGTCGCCGTCGTTCCTTCGCCCCTGGCCGAGCTCGGTCAGGCGCTGCACGCACTGTCCGAGCCGGGGCACCACCCCGGTCTGCAGGGCTGGGTCACCGGCGTCACCGCCCGGCTCGACCCACGACTGGCCGACCGGATGTGCGAGGCCGACTTCCTGTGGCGGACGACGTTCTCGGACCTCTTCCTGCCCTACGCGGGCATCCCGGGCCGCAGCACGCTCCCCGGAGCCACGCTCGCCGAGGAACTCGACCTCCTGGACAAGCTGACGGACGACGAGTTCGTGGACCTCGCCCTGGAGTTCACATGCGCGCCCGGGTACGACCTGCCGAGCCCCAGCGTCCTCTCCGACCCCGCACTGCGCAGCCGCACCTTCGAACTGGCCGCCTCGCGCGGACCGCGCCAGGTGAGGTTCACCCGGCGGGTGCTCGATGACCCGCCACGCGTGCGTGCCTGGCTGAGGGAGTTCCTGGAGGACTGCGAAGAGGCGTTCTTCGCCGATGTCTGGGCCCGCGTGAGCCACGCTCTCGCCGCGGACGCCCGCCACAAGACGGATCTGCTGCGCCGCAAGGGCCTGGCGGAAGCGCTCACCGCGGTGTCCCCGGCCGTGACGCTGGATGAGCAGGCCGCGCGGATCGTCGTCGACAAACTGGTCGACGCACGCTGCACCACAGGCGACGGGGGCCTGTTGCTGGTGCCGACGAGTCTCGGCTGGCCGCACCTGGCGGTGCTGCACCGGTACGGCTGGCAGCCGGTGATCCACTACCCGGTCGGTTCGCCGGAGCTGGCGTCACCGCCGTCTGTGGAGCAGCTGACGCTGCGGCTGACCGCGCTGTCCCACCCGGTCCGGATGCGGATCTGCCGCCAACTGGCCCGCAGCGCCTACACCACGACCGAGCTGGCCCAGGTCCACGGTGTGACGGCCCCCGAGATATCCCGGCACCTCGGTGTCCTGAAGAAGGCGGGCCTGCTCACCACGCGCCGGCGCGGCCGGTACGTGCTGCACCAGCTCGACGTGACCGTGGTGGCCCGGCTGGGCAGCGACTTCCTGGAGGGGATACTCCGCTAG
- a CDS encoding response regulator: MTIRVMLVDDQVLLRTGFRMVLAAQPDMEVVAEAGDGVEALQVVRSTEVDVVLMDVRMPKLDGVEATRRICAEPDPPKVLILTTFDLDEYAFSGLKAGASGFMLKDVPPGELLAAIRSVHSGDAVVAPSTTRRLLDRFAPMLPSAGKEPRHKGLERLTEREREVMVLVAQGLSNGEIAARLVLSEATVKTHVGRILTKLGLRDRVQVVVLAYETGLVRAGGH; this comes from the coding sequence ATGACCATCCGCGTGATGCTCGTCGACGACCAGGTGCTGCTGCGCACCGGGTTCCGGATGGTGCTCGCCGCCCAGCCGGACATGGAGGTCGTGGCGGAGGCGGGCGACGGGGTCGAGGCCCTGCAGGTGGTGCGGTCCACGGAGGTGGACGTCGTACTGATGGACGTCCGTATGCCGAAGCTGGACGGCGTGGAGGCCACCCGGCGCATCTGCGCGGAGCCCGACCCGCCGAAGGTGCTGATCCTGACCACCTTCGACCTGGACGAGTACGCGTTCTCGGGGCTGAAGGCGGGTGCCTCGGGGTTCATGCTGAAGGACGTGCCGCCGGGCGAGCTCCTCGCCGCCATCCGCTCCGTGCACAGCGGTGACGCGGTGGTCGCCCCGTCCACCACCCGCCGGCTCCTCGACCGGTTCGCGCCGATGCTGCCCAGCGCCGGCAAGGAACCCCGGCACAAGGGGCTGGAGCGGCTCACGGAGCGGGAGCGCGAGGTGATGGTGCTGGTCGCCCAGGGGCTGTCCAACGGGGAGATCGCGGCCCGGCTGGTGCTGTCCGAGGCGACCGTCAAGACCCATGTGGGCCGCATCCTCACCAAGCTGGGGCTGCGCGACCGGGTCCAGGTGGTGGTCCTGGCGTATGAGACGGGGCTCGTCCGCGCGGGCGGCCACTGA
- a CDS encoding sensor histidine kinase produces MQRLYDFLRRHPTWVDGFWALVVFGISAAAGTAGQDRGGTDSMALLVPVVFLLCLVIALRRRMPEQMLVLAAALGLAQLVLNIGVTAADSALLVIVYTVAAIGARWASRLSLVMALSAATLAQVRWPHENASVPGQVAVIVFQTVPFALAWVLGDSIRTRRAYFAQLEERAARLEKERAAQAKVAVAAERARIARELHDVVAHNVSVMVVQADGAAYVLDAAPDQAKKALETISSTGRQALAEMRRLLGVLRTGEHQEGGEYVPQPDVEQIEDLVEQCRGSGLPVDFKVEGTARPLPSGVELTAYRIVQEALTNTRKHGGPNAGASVRLVYFDDGLGLLVEDDGKGAPHELYEEGGADGAGHGLIGMRERVGMVGGTLDAGPRPGGGFRISALLPLKPAH; encoded by the coding sequence GTGCAGCGCCTCTATGACTTCCTCCGCAGACACCCGACCTGGGTCGACGGCTTCTGGGCCCTCGTCGTGTTCGGGATCTCCGCGGCTGCCGGAACCGCGGGACAAGACCGCGGCGGCACCGACTCCATGGCGCTGCTGGTGCCGGTCGTGTTTCTGTTGTGCCTGGTCATCGCGTTGCGTCGGCGTATGCCCGAGCAGATGCTCGTGCTTGCCGCGGCGCTCGGACTGGCTCAGCTGGTGCTGAACATCGGGGTCACGGCGGCCGACTCCGCCCTGCTGGTGATCGTCTACACGGTCGCCGCGATCGGTGCCCGCTGGGCTTCCCGCCTCTCCCTGGTCATGGCGCTGAGCGCGGCCACCCTGGCGCAGGTGCGCTGGCCGCACGAGAACGCCAGCGTGCCGGGCCAGGTCGCGGTCATCGTCTTCCAGACGGTGCCGTTCGCCCTCGCCTGGGTGCTGGGTGACTCCATTCGCACCCGTCGCGCGTACTTCGCGCAACTGGAGGAGCGTGCCGCCCGCCTGGAGAAGGAGCGCGCAGCCCAGGCGAAGGTCGCGGTAGCCGCCGAGCGCGCCCGCATCGCGCGCGAGCTGCACGACGTCGTCGCCCACAACGTGTCGGTGATGGTGGTGCAGGCCGACGGCGCCGCCTATGTCCTCGACGCGGCGCCCGACCAGGCGAAGAAGGCCCTGGAGACGATCTCCTCCACCGGCCGCCAGGCCCTCGCCGAGATGCGCCGCCTGCTGGGCGTGCTGCGCACCGGCGAGCACCAGGAGGGCGGCGAGTACGTGCCACAGCCGGACGTCGAGCAGATCGAGGATCTCGTCGAGCAGTGCCGCGGTTCGGGTCTGCCGGTGGACTTCAAGGTCGAGGGCACCGCGCGGCCGCTGCCCAGCGGCGTAGAGCTGACGGCGTACCGCATCGTGCAGGAGGCGCTGACGAACACGCGCAAGCACGGCGGACCGAACGCGGGCGCGAGCGTGCGCCTGGTCTACTTCGACGACGGCCTCGGCCTGCTCGTCGAGGACGACGGCAAGGGCGCCCCGCACGAGCTGTACGAGGAGGGCGGCGCCGACGGTGCGGGCCATGGCCTGATCGGCATGCGCGAGCGGGTCGGCATGGTGGGCGGCACCCTGGACGCGGGCCCGAGGCCCGGCGGAGGATTCCGCATCAGCGCTCTGCTCCCGCTCAAACCCGCGCATTGA
- a CDS encoding SAM-dependent methyltransferase yields MVDEVTDPGAWRGWRAATQTALYGTDTTGGFYRRHEGPAGHFRTSVHASPLFAGAVARLLCRVDEALGRPASLDFVDMAAGRGELVTAVLAALPADVAARTRAYAVEVAGRPEGLAHRIEWLSEPPRQVTGLLFANEWLDNVPVEVAEVDAEGVARLVLVRGDGVERLAEPVSGAEADWLDRWWPWPSAREAGLRAEIGLPRDTAWASAVGCVVRGLAVAVDYAHSADARPPFGTLTGFREGRETAPVPDGSCDITAHVALDACAQAGEVALDACAQAGEKGSRARLLTQRTALHALGVTGARPPLALASTDPAAYVRALTSAGEAAELTAAGGLGDFGWLLQPVGIPDPLATAV; encoded by the coding sequence ATGGTGGACGAGGTGACCGATCCGGGCGCGTGGCGCGGCTGGCGGGCGGCGACGCAGACCGCGCTGTACGGCACGGACACGACGGGCGGCTTCTACCGGCGGCACGAGGGTCCGGCCGGGCATTTCCGCACGTCCGTGCACGCCTCGCCGCTGTTCGCCGGGGCCGTGGCCCGGCTGCTGTGCCGGGTAGACGAGGCGCTGGGCCGTCCCGCCTCGCTCGACTTCGTCGACATGGCCGCCGGCCGGGGCGAACTTGTCACCGCGGTGCTCGCCGCGCTCCCCGCCGACGTGGCGGCGCGCACGCGCGCGTACGCCGTCGAAGTCGCCGGCCGCCCCGAGGGCCTCGCTCACCGGATCGAGTGGCTGTCCGAGCCCCCACGACAGGTCACCGGGCTGTTGTTCGCCAACGAGTGGCTGGACAACGTACCCGTGGAGGTCGCGGAGGTCGACGCCGAGGGGGTGGCGCGGCTGGTGCTGGTCCGGGGCGATGGGGTCGAACGCCTCGCGGAGCCGGTGTCCGGCGCGGAGGCGGATTGGCTCGACCGCTGGTGGCCGTGGCCGTCGGCGCGCGAGGCAGGGCTCCGCGCGGAGATCGGGCTGCCGCGGGACACCGCGTGGGCGTCCGCTGTCGGCTGCGTCGTACGGGGGCTCGCGGTGGCGGTGGACTACGCGCACTCGGCGGACGCCCGCCCCCCGTTCGGGACGCTCACCGGGTTCCGGGAGGGCCGTGAGACGGCGCCCGTGCCGGACGGGTCCTGCGACATCACGGCCCACGTCGCGCTGGACGCGTGCGCGCAGGCGGGCGAAGTCGCGCTGGACGCGTGCGCGCAGGCGGGCGAAAAGGGCTCCCGCGCCCGCCTGCTCACCCAGCGCACGGCGCTGCACGCCCTGGGCGTGACCGGCGCACGCCCCCCGCTCGCGCTCGCCTCCACCGACCCCGCGGCCTATGTGCGCGCCCTCACGAGCGCCGGAGAGGCCGCCGAGCTCACCGCGGCGGGCGGCCTGGGCGACTTCGGGTGGCTCCTCCAGCCGGTGGGAATTCCGGACCCGCTCGCCACCGCGGTCTGA
- a CDS encoding NADH-quinone oxidoreductase subunit D, giving the protein MTPTTETTVGIGGAAESTDMVLNIGPQHPSTHGVLRLRLVLDGERIRHAEPVIGYMHRGAEKLFEARDYRQIVMLANRHDWLSAFSNELGVVLAVERMLGMEVPPRAVWTRTLLAELNRVLNHLMFLGSYPLELGGITPVFYAFREREVLQNVMEEVSGGRMHYMFNRVGGLKEDIPAGWSTRARGAVAAVRSRMDVFDDLVLGNEIFRGRTRDVGVLAPEHVHAYGVSGPIARASGVDFDLRRDEPYLAYGELQDTLKVVHRTEGDCLARFECLLEQTHNALDLADACLDRLADLPPGPINQRLPKVLKAPEGHTYAWTENPLGINGYYLVSKGEKTPYRLKLRSASYNNIQALTELLPGTLVADMVAILGSMFFVVGDIDK; this is encoded by the coding sequence ATGACTCCTACGACGGAGACCACGGTCGGGATCGGCGGTGCCGCGGAGAGCACCGACATGGTGCTCAACATCGGTCCCCAGCACCCCTCCACGCACGGTGTGCTGCGGCTGCGGCTCGTGCTGGACGGCGAGCGCATCCGGCACGCGGAGCCGGTGATCGGTTACATGCACCGTGGTGCGGAGAAGCTGTTCGAGGCCCGCGACTACCGCCAGATCGTCATGCTGGCCAACCGTCACGACTGGCTGTCGGCGTTCTCGAACGAGCTGGGTGTGGTCCTCGCGGTGGAGCGGATGCTCGGCATGGAGGTGCCCCCGCGCGCGGTGTGGACCCGCACGCTGCTCGCCGAGCTGAACCGGGTGCTGAACCACCTGATGTTCCTGGGGTCGTATCCGCTGGAACTGGGCGGCATCACACCGGTCTTCTACGCCTTCCGCGAGCGCGAGGTGCTCCAGAACGTCATGGAGGAGGTCTCCGGCGGGCGCATGCACTACATGTTCAACCGCGTCGGCGGCCTCAAGGAGGACATCCCGGCCGGCTGGTCCACGCGCGCGCGTGGCGCCGTCGCCGCGGTGCGTTCCCGTATGGACGTGTTCGACGACCTCGTGCTCGGCAACGAGATCTTCCGGGGGCGCACACGGGACGTGGGCGTCCTCGCACCGGAGCACGTGCACGCGTACGGCGTGAGCGGGCCCATCGCGCGGGCCTCGGGCGTCGACTTCGACCTGCGCCGCGACGAGCCCTATCTCGCGTACGGAGAGCTGCAGGACACCCTGAAGGTGGTGCACCGGACCGAGGGCGACTGCCTCGCGCGCTTCGAGTGCCTCCTGGAGCAGACGCACAACGCGCTCGACCTCGCGGACGCCTGCCTCGACCGGCTCGCCGACCTGCCGCCCGGCCCGATCAACCAGCGACTCCCGAAGGTCCTCAAGGCGCCCGAGGGGCACACGTACGCGTGGACCGAGAACCCCCTCGGCATCAACGGCTACTACCTCGTCAGCAAGGGCGAGAAGACCCCGTACCGGCTGAAGCTGCGCTCGGCCTCGTACAACAACATCCAGGCGCTCACCGAACTGCTGCCGGGCACGCTGGTCGCGGACATGGTGGCGATCCTGGGGTCGATGTTCTTCGTGGTCGGGGACATCGACAAGTAG
- a CDS encoding PH domain-containing protein, with protein sequence METGSPGGLETTDSGSAGPVWTGLPPGLLRMRRLLLVVWLGLAAVGIGPPLGLFAGPAWAAFAVLPLAGIGWGWVLLGRNWRSWRYAERADDLLISRGVLWREETVVPYGRMQLVEVTSGPVERHFGLASVQLHTAAAATDATIPGLDPAEAERLRDRLTELGEARSAGL encoded by the coding sequence ATGGAAACGGGGAGCCCTGGGGGCCTGGAGACGACGGACAGCGGATCGGCCGGACCCGTGTGGACCGGACTGCCGCCGGGGCTGCTGCGGATGCGGCGACTGTTGCTGGTGGTGTGGCTGGGGCTGGCGGCCGTCGGCATCGGGCCGCCGCTCGGCCTGTTCGCCGGTCCCGCGTGGGCGGCGTTCGCGGTGCTGCCGCTGGCCGGCATCGGCTGGGGGTGGGTGCTGCTCGGCCGCAACTGGCGCTCCTGGCGGTACGCCGAGCGGGCCGACGACCTACTGATCAGCCGGGGTGTGCTGTGGCGTGAGGAGACCGTCGTGCCCTACGGACGCATGCAGCTCGTGGAGGTCACCTCGGGTCCCGTCGAGCGGCACTTCGGGCTGGCCAGCGTCCAGCTGCACACCGCGGCCGCCGCGACCGACGCGACCATCCCGGGCCTGGACCCGGCCGAGGCGGAGCGTCTGCGCGACCGGCTCACCGAGCTCGGCGAGGCCCGATCGGCGGGACTGTGA
- a CDS encoding PH domain-containing protein: MTTPGVEDDVPHRPDEANAYGISGGPTPGARPQRPVTERRLHPVTPFRRAWAPIAVLVGWAVHDPNQAQEQLTRLTTTTLLIALAALVPAASLYGFLTWWFTHFAVTDGELRIRTGLLFRRTVHIRLERIQAIDVSQPLLARIAGVAKLRLDVVGAEKKDELAFLGEEEARVLRAELLARAAGFAPESAHEVGEAPARELLRVPARKLAISLLLTGATWGALAAALVVPPVLWLATHSVWTVLATGVPLLGAAGASSVGRFVGEYDWTVGESPDGLRIDHGLLDRTHETVPPGRVQSVRIVRPLLWRRLGWVRVELHVAGSANSVLVPVAPREAAEAVVARVLPGVSVPAEESLSRPPRRAGRCVPVWWRGYGIAVTDSVFAARHGLLRRSLTLVPHAKVQSVRLTQGPWQRLWRLADVHVDTGAGKTVTARLRDAQEAAELLRGQAERSRTGRLDARPDRWMA, encoded by the coding sequence GTGACGACGCCGGGCGTCGAGGACGACGTCCCGCACAGGCCCGACGAGGCGAACGCGTACGGCATATCGGGAGGCCCCACACCTGGCGCCCGTCCGCAGCGGCCCGTCACCGAGCGCAGGCTGCACCCCGTCACGCCGTTCCGGCGGGCGTGGGCGCCGATCGCGGTCCTCGTCGGATGGGCGGTGCACGACCCGAACCAGGCGCAGGAGCAGCTGACCCGGCTCACCACCACGACCCTGCTGATCGCGCTCGCCGCCCTCGTCCCGGCGGCCTCCCTCTACGGCTTTCTGACCTGGTGGTTCACCCACTTCGCGGTGACGGACGGCGAACTGCGCATACGGACCGGCCTGCTGTTCCGGCGCACCGTGCACATCCGGCTGGAACGCATCCAGGCGATCGACGTCAGCCAGCCGCTGCTGGCGCGGATCGCGGGCGTCGCGAAGCTCCGGCTCGACGTGGTCGGCGCCGAGAAGAAGGACGAACTCGCCTTCCTGGGCGAGGAAGAGGCCCGCGTGCTGCGGGCGGAGCTGCTCGCGCGGGCTGCCGGTTTCGCCCCCGAGTCGGCGCACGAAGTGGGCGAGGCGCCCGCGCGCGAGCTGTTGCGCGTCCCGGCGCGCAAGCTGGCGATCTCCCTGCTGCTGACCGGCGCGACCTGGGGCGCGCTGGCCGCCGCGCTCGTCGTGCCGCCGGTCCTGTGGCTGGCCACGCACAGCGTGTGGACGGTCCTCGCGACCGGCGTGCCGCTCCTCGGCGCGGCGGGCGCGAGCAGCGTGGGACGGTTCGTCGGCGAGTACGACTGGACCGTGGGCGAGTCCCCGGACGGGCTGCGGATCGACCACGGGCTGCTGGACCGTACGCACGAGACCGTCCCGCCCGGACGCGTGCAGAGCGTGCGGATCGTCCGGCCGCTGCTGTGGCGGCGGCTCGGCTGGGTGCGCGTCGAGCTGCATGTGGCGGGCTCGGCCAACTCCGTGCTCGTGCCGGTCGCGCCGCGCGAGGCCGCGGAGGCCGTCGTCGCGCGCGTGCTGCCCGGGGTGAGCGTCCCGGCCGAGGAGTCGCTGTCGCGCCCCCCGCGGCGGGCCGGTCGGTGTGTGCCGGTGTGGTGGCGGGGCTACGGGATCGCCGTCACGGACAGTGTGTTCGCCGCCCGGCACGGACTGCTGCGCCGCAGCCTGACGCTCGTGCCGCACGCCAAGGTGCAGAGCGTGCGGCTGACGCAAGGGCCCTGGCAGCGCCTGTGGCGCCTCGCGGACGTCCATGTGGACACGGGAGCTGGCAAGACCGTCACAGCCCGCCTGCGGGACGCACAGGAGGCCGCGGAGCTGCTCCGCGGCCAGGCCGAACGATCACGGACCGGGCGCCTGGACGCCCGGCCCGACCGGTGGATGGCTTAG